A genomic region of Mustela erminea isolate mMusErm1 chromosome 12, mMusErm1.Pri, whole genome shotgun sequence contains the following coding sequences:
- the LOC116570845 gene encoding vegetative cell wall protein gp1-like gives MFCCCLPQPRGCRQRRARPPNTSPHWTGRVRLPRRLWPFGKKNQKATDELGRRREDTHSSPTPESPVVGRPPLPPRPLPAVLHWIAVLDTEPTEAKSEASPAKELDPLPTSATREGQMVSGVTSAGDREPTGARAPAHGDADAVQGELAPAPAPAPARATPTSPAPACAPVLALDPDPPLVPPLPRPLPGPLFLAQTQLLPLTSPRPSPLPLPQLLLSSCP, from the exons ATGTTCTGCTGCTGCCTACCCCAGCCCAGAggatgcaggcagaggagagctcGCCCGCCAAACACATCCCCTCACTGGACAGGTCGTGTCAGGCTTCCCCGACGACTCTGGCCCTTTggcaaaaagaatcaaaag GCCACGGATGAACTAGGAAGGAGGCGGGAAGACACGCATTCCTCCCCGACCCCGGAGTCCCCGGTCGTGGGAAGGCCCCCGCTACCTCCCAGACCACTGCCCGCGGTACTCCACTGGATTGCGGTCCTGGACACGGAGCCCACGGAGGCCAAGTCCGAGG cttctccagCCAAGGAGCTAGACCCACTCCCAACTTCAGCAACTCGGGAGGGGCAGATGGTGTCTGGAGTCACTTCGGCGGGAGACCGGGAACCCACAGGTGCCCGGGCGCCTGCCCACGGAGATGCTGATGCTGTCCAGGGAGagctggctcctgctcctgcccctgcccctgccagagcgactcccacttcccctgcccctgcctgtgctcctgttCTGGCCCTTGACCCAGATCCTCCCTTGGTCCCACCCCTTCCCcgacccctccctgggcccctgttcctggcccagacccagctcctgcccttgacctcGCCCAGGCCATCACCCCTGCccttgccccagctcct actcagctcctgcccttga